In Lotus japonicus ecotype B-129 chromosome 5, LjGifu_v1.2, one genomic interval encodes:
- the LOC130719531 gene encoding uncharacterized protein LOC130719531, translated as MDIRSFNLLCAILRNEGKLKADGLVTIEEQVDMFLHILAHHSKNHVIKFLFKRSGETISRYFNKVLNSIVRVHASLLRAPDPVLEDCLDERCKWFKNCLGALDGNRIEVIVQAIDKPRYRNRKGDISTNVLGLCARDMRFIYVLPGWEGSASDSRILRDAISRRNGLKVPIGYYYLVDAGYANSEGFLTPYRGYRYHRSEWKRVSTPQCKEELFNMRHSMARNVIERTFGLLKM; from the exons ATGGACATTAGGTCTTTTAATTTGTTATGTGCTATCCTTCGTAATGAAGGTAAATTGAAAGCGGATGGATTGGTCACAATTGAGGAACAAGTGGATATGTTTCTACACATATTGGCACATCATTCAAAGAATCATGTGATAAAGTTTCTCTTTAAACGGTCGGGAGAAACAATTAGTAGGTATTTTAATAAGGTGTTGAATAGCATTGTACGAGTGCATGCATCACTCCTTAGAGCACCGGATCCTGTATTAGAAGATTGCTTAGATGAAAGATGTAAGTGGTTTAAG AACTGTCTTGGGGCACTAGATGGAAATCGCATTGAAGTTATTGTTCAAGCAATTGATAAACCAAGATATCGTAATAGAAAGGGGGATATATCTACCAACGTCCTAGGTTTATGTGCTAGAGATATGAGGTTTATATATGTGTTACCTGGATGGGAAGGATCTGCATCAGACTCAAGGATATTACGAGATGCCATTTCTAGGAGAAATGGTTTAAAAGTTCCAATAG GTTACTATTATCTCGTGGATGCTGGGTATGCGAACTCTGAAGGATTTCTCACTCCATATAGAGGTTATCGTTACCACCGCAGTGAGTGGAAACGTGTATCCACTCCACAATGTAAAGAAGAGCTCTTTAACATGAGGCACTCTATGGCTAGAAACGTGATAGAGAGAACCTTTGGATTGTTAAAGATGTGA